One Echinicola strongylocentroti DNA window includes the following coding sequences:
- a CDS encoding YicC/YloC family endoribonuclease, whose protein sequence is MIKSMTGYGVANFENDRYIISAEIKTLNSKFLDFNLRSPRQFSDREIEIRSLVSGILERGKVNLNIEFTAKSSTNLPVSINQELFETYFDTYKSMASKVGVNDSTDLFRLAIQAPNVVTTVSDKSDDQEEWEAVKKVVMEAAQKCDDFRKDEGDTLYHKFKENLDVIAKGLDEIQKEEPKRKERIKNRIKNNFKDWMEENSFDENRFEQELIYYFEKLDITEEIVRLSTHLNYFDKTMAASNSQGKKLGFISQEIGREINTIGSKANDAAIQRHVIIMKDELEKIKEQALNII, encoded by the coding sequence ATGATTAAATCCATGACCGGCTATGGTGTAGCCAATTTTGAAAACGACCGCTATATTATTAGCGCAGAAATCAAGACCCTGAATTCTAAATTTCTGGACTTTAACCTGCGCAGTCCGCGGCAGTTTTCTGACCGTGAAATAGAAATCAGGAGTTTGGTGTCAGGTATTTTGGAAAGAGGAAAGGTGAACCTGAATATTGAGTTCACGGCTAAATCCAGTACAAATCTACCTGTGAGCATTAACCAAGAACTCTTCGAGACGTACTTTGATACCTATAAATCGATGGCTTCAAAAGTGGGGGTGAATGACAGCACGGATTTATTCCGATTGGCCATTCAGGCCCCAAACGTGGTCACCACCGTTTCGGACAAATCAGATGACCAAGAAGAGTGGGAGGCTGTAAAAAAAGTGGTGATGGAAGCAGCACAAAAATGTGATGACTTCAGGAAGGATGAAGGGGATACACTCTATCACAAGTTTAAAGAAAACCTGGACGTCATCGCTAAAGGGCTGGACGAAATCCAAAAAGAAGAACCCAAGCGAAAAGAGCGCATTAAAAACCGGATCAAAAATAACTTCAAAGACTGGATGGAAGAAAATTCCTTTGATGAAAATCGATTTGAACAGGAATTGATCTACTATTTTGAGAAGTTGGATATTACCGAGGAAATTGTCAGGCTTTCTACGCACCTCAACTACTTCGATAAGACCATGGCCGCTTCCAATAGCCAGGGCAAAAAACTGGGCTTTATCAGCCAGGAGATCGGCAGAGAGATCAACACCATAGGCTCCAAGGCCAATGATGCAGCCATCCAGCGGCATGTCATCATTATGAAGGATGAACTGGAGAAGATCAAGGAGCAGGCGCTTAATATTATATAA
- a CDS encoding thymidylate synthase, with amino-acid sequence MKQYHQLLQHILDTGVQKGDRTGTGTQSVFGYQMRFDLQEGFPLVTTKKCHLKSIIYELLWFLKGDTNIQYLKDHKVRIWDEWADEDGDLGPVYGYQWRHWPDGKGGEIDQIKNLINQIKNNPNSRRLLVSAWNVADVDNMALPPCHTMFQFYVAEGKLSCQLYQRSADVFLGVPFNIASYALFTMMIAQVCDLEPGDFIHTFGDAHLYSNHIEQAKLQLSRDCRPLPTMKINPAVKDIFSFEFEDFELLNYDPHPHIKAAVSV; translated from the coding sequence ATGAAACAATACCATCAATTACTACAGCATATTTTGGACACAGGCGTTCAAAAGGGAGATCGGACGGGAACAGGCACACAAAGCGTGTTTGGGTATCAGATGAGGTTTGACCTTCAGGAAGGGTTTCCGTTGGTGACTACAAAAAAATGCCACCTAAAGTCCATCATCTATGAACTGCTGTGGTTTTTGAAAGGAGATACCAATATCCAGTACCTGAAAGATCATAAGGTCAGGATATGGGATGAGTGGGCCGATGAAGATGGTGACCTCGGGCCGGTGTACGGTTATCAGTGGCGCCATTGGCCTGACGGGAAAGGTGGAGAAATCGACCAAATCAAGAATTTGATCAACCAGATCAAAAATAACCCCAATTCCCGAAGGCTGCTGGTAAGTGCTTGGAATGTGGCCGATGTCGATAATATGGCCTTGCCGCCTTGCCATACCATGTTCCAGTTTTATGTGGCGGAAGGAAAACTTTCCTGCCAGCTTTACCAGCGTAGTGCTGATGTGTTTCTAGGTGTGCCTTTTAATATAGCTTCCTACGCACTTTTTACGATGATGATCGCCCAAGTTTGTGATCTGGAGCCCGGAGATTTTATACATACATTCGGTGATGCCCATTTGTATTCCAATCACATTGAGCAAGCCAAGTTGCAACTTTCGAGGGACTGTAGGCCACTGCCCACCATGAAGATCAATCCAGCGGTGAAGGATATCTTTTCGTTTGAGTTTGAGGATTTTGAATTGCTAAATTATGATCCACATCCACACATCAAAGCAGCTGTGTCAGTTTAG
- a CDS encoding aminotransferase class IV: MIFNKGKIRFRQGHWSRLKEGLKQLRISNNNLTSIVALERFLREQFGGAPLRIRWNVYRDGLGKYTPQNHEARELILIQKATTPPKVKETAYFSTEITVPKSPWSHCKTLNALTYVMANIERHERGMDEVILKDSSGYISESGIANLFWKKEDAFYTPSLNCSCIAGVARGALLKHLNQQGISVLEGKFSEADLLSAQQVFTTNVSGIAYLQHIENTEFDTSPIELAESLFN, translated from the coding sequence ATGATTTTCAACAAGGGGAAAATCCGTTTTCGCCAAGGACATTGGAGCCGACTGAAAGAAGGGCTGAAGCAATTAAGAATCAGCAATAACAACTTGACTTCCATCGTTGCGTTGGAAAGGTTCTTACGTGAACAATTTGGTGGCGCACCATTAAGGATACGATGGAATGTTTACCGGGATGGATTGGGGAAGTACACTCCCCAAAACCACGAAGCACGCGAACTTATCCTCATCCAAAAAGCTACAACACCCCCAAAAGTAAAAGAAACGGCTTATTTCAGTACTGAAATCACTGTACCCAAAAGCCCTTGGTCCCATTGCAAAACCCTCAACGCACTCACCTATGTCATGGCCAATATCGAACGTCATGAGCGAGGAATGGACGAGGTCATCTTAAAGGATTCATCAGGTTATATTTCCGAATCGGGTATCGCCAACTTGTTTTGGAAGAAAGAAGACGCCTTCTACACACCATCGCTAAACTGTAGCTGTATAGCAGGCGTCGCAAGGGGAGCCTTGCTGAAGCACCTAAACCAACAAGGGATTTCGGTATTGGAAGGAAAATTCTCGGAAGCCGACCTCCTTTCTGCACAGCAGGTCTTTACGACCAATGTTTCCGGTATCGCCTATCTCCAACATATCGAAAACACGGAATTTGACACCAGCCCCATTGAATTGGCAGAAAGCCTGTTCAATTAG
- the sdaAB gene encoding L-serine ammonia-lyase, iron-sulfur-dependent subunit beta, with the protein MTRKSSVFDMIGPVMIGPSSSHTAGVVRIARAAIKVLGGIPDEAVITFYNSFARTYEGHGSDKAIIGGLMDMKTDDARIKQAFELAEERGLTYVFKSIGNASVFHPNTIKLILTKGEHTVEVIGESLGGGLINIKSIDGFHAEFSAQEHTLIIKANDVSGAIAFITSILAQEQANIATMSVSRKGKRDMACHVIEMDSGLNAITIKYLESISWIHELIYIPDIDL; encoded by the coding sequence ATGACAAGAAAAAGTAGTGTCTTTGATATGATAGGACCTGTGATGATAGGCCCTTCATCCTCCCATACGGCAGGTGTGGTGCGGATAGCAAGGGCAGCGATTAAGGTATTGGGCGGGATTCCCGATGAGGCCGTGATTACCTTTTACAATTCATTTGCGAGGACGTATGAAGGCCATGGCAGTGACAAGGCCATCATAGGAGGTCTCATGGATATGAAGACGGACGATGCTCGTATAAAACAGGCCTTTGAGCTGGCAGAAGAGCGGGGGTTGACTTATGTTTTTAAGTCCATCGGCAATGCTTCGGTATTTCATCCCAATACGATCAAGCTAATCCTGACCAAAGGAGAGCACACGGTAGAAGTAATCGGAGAAAGCTTGGGAGGAGGACTGATCAATATAAAATCCATTGATGGATTTCATGCCGAGTTTTCCGCGCAAGAGCACACGTTGATCATCAAGGCCAACGATGTGTCTGGGGCCATTGCCTTTATAACCAGTATTTTGGCGCAGGAGCAAGCTAATATTGCAACGATGTCGGTGTCAAGGAAGGGCAAGCGGGATATGGCCTGTCATGTGATCGAGATGGATTCCGGCCTTAATGCCATAACGATTAAGTATTTAGAGAGTATTAGTTGGATTCATGAATTAATTTATATTCCGGATATTGACCTATAG
- a CDS encoding TolC family protein, whose product MMKKFFTAVVFTCGFLSVLHAQDISSMSLEECIQIGLENNLELQRSLLNQVNNETNLKEAKLRRYPSLSASSSYRYNWGRSINPVTSVASLVDFGSAGLSASTNMTLYAGGQVNHSIKQAKKDLEAGEMNVEAARNNITLNIVNLFVNVVFAKEQLNVAEAQLEVTSRQLERTQKLVDAGALPLSDQLDLEAQNATSAMEFTNAKNNLRLAKLDLSQAMQLPFEEEFNVAVPELEAENYMISNDDVDEIFSIAVTLMPEIKAAELGMESAEYGVKVAKGGLLPTLGLGGSIGTNYTDNFEDPQTGEPRPFKDQLSLNLNEGLGLSLNIPIFNNGSNKAALQRARVQKYMSEISHQEARNQLRQDIETAYTNAVASRQSYESSTVRVSSLKEAFRMAQKRFEVGVINAVDFQVAQNNLFNAQADLLQAKYEYIFRVKVLDFYLGNPLTL is encoded by the coding sequence ATGATGAAGAAATTTTTTACTGCAGTGGTATTTACTTGCGGTTTTTTGAGTGTCCTACATGCGCAGGACATCTCCTCCATGTCCTTGGAAGAATGTATCCAAATAGGCTTGGAGAATAATTTGGAACTGCAGCGAAGCTTGCTAAACCAAGTCAACAACGAGACCAATCTCAAGGAGGCAAAGCTAAGAAGGTATCCTTCTTTGTCGGCTTCGTCATCCTATCGATATAACTGGGGAAGGTCCATAAACCCGGTGACCTCAGTGGCTTCCTTGGTGGATTTTGGAAGTGCTGGTTTGAGCGCATCCACTAATATGACCCTGTATGCCGGTGGACAGGTCAACCATTCTATCAAGCAAGCAAAAAAAGACCTAGAAGCGGGAGAGATGAATGTGGAAGCAGCAAGGAATAACATTACCCTCAATATTGTCAATTTATTTGTGAATGTGGTCTTTGCCAAAGAACAATTGAACGTAGCCGAGGCACAACTGGAAGTAACCAGTAGGCAGCTGGAGCGGACACAGAAGTTGGTGGATGCAGGAGCCCTTCCGCTCTCAGATCAGCTGGATCTTGAAGCTCAAAATGCCACCAGCGCTATGGAGTTTACCAATGCCAAGAACAACTTGAGGCTGGCGAAATTGGATCTTTCCCAAGCGATGCAGCTTCCTTTTGAAGAGGAGTTTAACGTGGCGGTACCAGAACTGGAGGCTGAAAATTATATGATCAGTAATGATGATGTAGATGAGATTTTTTCGATTGCTGTCACTTTAATGCCAGAAATAAAAGCGGCTGAGTTAGGGATGGAAAGTGCCGAATATGGCGTGAAAGTCGCAAAAGGAGGGCTTTTGCCTACCCTTGGTCTGGGAGGTAGTATAGGGACCAACTATACCGATAATTTTGAGGATCCACAGACAGGAGAACCCCGTCCTTTTAAGGATCAGCTCAGCCTAAACTTAAACGAGGGGCTGGGGTTAAGCTTGAACATTCCCATTTTTAATAATGGCAGCAATAAGGCGGCTTTACAACGGGCAAGGGTACAAAAATATATGAGTGAGATATCCCACCAAGAAGCCCGTAACCAACTGAGACAGGATATAGAGACCGCTTATACCAATGCAGTGGCTTCCCGACAGTCCTATGAATCTTCCACGGTACGGGTTTCCTCATTGAAAGAGGCTTTCCGAATGGCCCAGAAGCGCTTTGAGGTAGGGGTGATCAATGCGGTGGACTTTCAGGTAGCACAAAACAATCTTTTTAATGCCCAAGCAGATTTATTACAAGCAAAATATGAATATATTTTTAGGGTAAAAGTATTGGACTTTTACCTAGGTAATCCCCTAACACTTTAA
- a CDS encoding efflux RND transporter periplasmic adaptor subunit: MAKKKSNKLIYILGGIVGVLILLIIIGRAAGWVGGAAEVEAEVTKAAKKTIVEKVSASGVIEPETEVKLSPDVAGEIIELNINEGDSVKQNDLLVKIRPDNFMSALDRTRANLNQQKANLAQSQAALKRSEAQFEWSKLQYERNKSLYESKVISDSEFEQATADYVSAENDLEAAQQSVEAAEYVVKSSQASVEEANENLRLTNVFAPTDGVVSKLLVEKGERVVGTQQMAGTEMLRIADLSVMEVVVDVNENDIVRISLGDTTIIEVDAYSHIGEKFTGVVTSIANSANEKATQDAVTEFEVEIRILNESYEKLITKENRYPFRPGMTASVEIITEKKEDVLSVPLAAVTTRDQIRVDSTNAESDLQEIIYMTNGNKVKMTRVKTGISDFENIEVLEGIQEGEELVSGPYFVVSKQLKDGDLIKKNN, from the coding sequence ATGGCTAAGAAGAAATCAAACAAGTTAATCTACATTTTAGGAGGTATAGTGGGGGTGTTAATACTGTTGATCATCATAGGTCGTGCAGCCGGATGGGTAGGTGGTGCTGCGGAGGTAGAAGCGGAAGTCACCAAAGCCGCCAAAAAGACGATTGTGGAGAAAGTCAGTGCCTCTGGGGTGATCGAGCCGGAAACGGAAGTGAAGTTGAGCCCGGATGTGGCGGGTGAAATTATAGAATTGAATATCAACGAGGGAGATTCCGTGAAGCAGAATGACCTCTTGGTGAAGATCAGGCCTGATAATTTTATGTCGGCCCTAGACAGGACACGCGCCAACTTGAACCAGCAAAAGGCCAATTTGGCTCAATCCCAAGCAGCCTTGAAGCGTTCTGAAGCACAGTTTGAGTGGTCCAAGTTACAGTATGAAAGGAATAAGTCCTTGTATGAATCCAAGGTGATTTCAGATAGTGAATTTGAGCAGGCTACTGCAGATTACGTTTCTGCAGAAAATGACCTTGAAGCTGCCCAGCAATCCGTAGAAGCGGCAGAATACGTGGTAAAAAGTTCACAGGCTTCTGTGGAGGAAGCCAATGAGAACCTAAGATTGACCAATGTGTTTGCACCTACTGACGGGGTCGTTTCGAAATTATTGGTAGAAAAAGGCGAGAGAGTAGTGGGGACACAACAAATGGCCGGTACCGAAATGCTACGCATAGCCGATCTCAGCGTGATGGAAGTGGTAGTCGATGTCAATGAAAATGATATTGTCAGGATATCCTTGGGAGACACGACGATCATTGAGGTAGATGCTTACTCACATATTGGAGAGAAATTTACCGGAGTCGTTACTTCCATTGCCAATTCCGCCAATGAAAAAGCCACGCAAGATGCGGTGACCGAGTTTGAGGTGGAAATCAGGATCCTTAATGAGTCCTATGAGAAATTGATCACCAAAGAGAACCGGTATCCATTCAGGCCGGGGATGACGGCAAGTGTAGAGATCATCACTGAAAAGAAAGAAGATGTGCTCTCGGTGCCTTTGGCCGCCGTAACTACCAGGGATCAAATCCGAGTGGATTCTACCAATGCAGAGAGCGATCTTCAGGAAATCATCTACATGACAAATGGTAACAAGGTAAAGATGACAAGGGTGAAAACGGGGATTTCGGATTTTGAAAATATTGAGGTCCTAGAAGGAATTCAAGAAGGAGAGGAATTGGTCTCTGGACCTTACTTCGTAGTGAGTAAACAGTTAAAAGATGGCGACTTGATCAAGAAGAACAATTGA
- a CDS encoding substrate-binding domain-containing protein, protein MKTIKITGVPEHFNFPWLKLIEEQPLAAAGYTLEWKDESNGSGAMNKALKEEETDIAIILTESFIKDKIEGNPGKIIGYHVLSPLNWGIHVPAKSPVKTINDLQNAPFLISRYGSGSHLMTYLLAKKNDWNPETLQFDVVGNMDGALEAFADQQPKGFLWEKFTTKPLVDAGHFRRIAEFPTPWPCFVIVAHEKLLQDHSAILPELLSRLYAQSETLKASSQLPALLSKTYHLQETDILEWLKQTTWATKPEMEKATLEKTMDTLKELGLIDKKISVESLVASNMAHLI, encoded by the coding sequence ATGAAAACGATCAAGATAACAGGTGTCCCCGAACACTTTAATTTCCCTTGGCTCAAGCTGATTGAAGAACAGCCTTTGGCCGCAGCTGGTTATACCTTGGAATGGAAGGATGAATCCAACGGATCAGGAGCCATGAACAAGGCACTCAAAGAAGAGGAGACTGACATCGCCATCATTTTGACTGAGAGCTTTATCAAGGACAAAATTGAAGGAAATCCTGGAAAAATCATCGGATATCACGTCTTGTCCCCACTCAATTGGGGAATCCATGTGCCAGCTAAATCGCCCGTAAAAACCATCAATGACCTCCAAAATGCCCCCTTCCTGATCAGCCGGTATGGTTCTGGTTCGCACCTGATGACGTATCTACTGGCCAAGAAAAATGACTGGAATCCCGAGACTCTTCAGTTTGACGTAGTAGGTAATATGGACGGGGCCTTGGAAGCATTTGCCGACCAACAGCCAAAAGGTTTCCTCTGGGAAAAATTCACCACTAAGCCATTGGTCGATGCTGGCCACTTCAGAAGAATCGCTGAATTCCCCACTCCTTGGCCTTGCTTTGTCATTGTGGCTCACGAAAAACTTCTACAGGATCACTCAGCCATCCTTCCTGAGCTGCTCTCCAGACTATATGCCCAATCCGAGACACTTAAAGCTTCTTCGCAATTACCAGCATTGCTAAGCAAAACCTACCACCTTCAAGAAACCGATATCCTCGAATGGCTAAAACAAACCACCTGGGCCACTAAGCCTGAAATGGAAAAAGCCACCCTCGAAAAAACAATGGATACCCTAAAAGAGCTTGGACTGATAGACAAAAAAATCTCCGTGGAATCCTTAGTAGCTTCCAACATGGCCCATTTGATTTAG
- a CDS encoding nucleoside deaminase, giving the protein MDKHLQAAIEEAKKGLQEGGIPIGSVLVHEDKIIGRGHNRRVQKGSTILHGEMDALENAGRLPANVYKKSVLYTTLSPCSMCTGAVLLYGIPKVIIGENVTFKGEEAFLSSRGVEVIVMDDKQCIDLMTQFIKDQPTLWNEDIGK; this is encoded by the coding sequence ATGGACAAACACCTACAAGCCGCAATCGAAGAAGCCAAGAAAGGGCTACAGGAAGGAGGAATCCCCATTGGGTCCGTATTGGTACATGAGGATAAGATCATCGGCCGTGGCCACAACAGAAGAGTCCAAAAAGGCAGTACCATACTTCATGGTGAAATGGATGCCTTGGAAAACGCAGGGAGATTGCCCGCCAACGTATACAAAAAAAGCGTGCTTTACACCACCCTTTCTCCTTGTTCCATGTGTACCGGAGCGGTCCTGCTTTATGGAATACCTAAAGTCATTATTGGAGAAAATGTCACCTTTAAAGGTGAAGAAGCGTTTCTCTCTTCCCGTGGTGTAGAAGTCATCGTTATGGATGACAAGCAGTGCATTGACCTCATGACACAGTTTATCAAAGACCAACCTACTTTATGGAACGAGGATATTGGCAAATGA